The following proteins are encoded in a genomic region of bacterium:
- the mltG gene encoding endolytic transglycosylase MltG — protein MTDAPRKPLALRRALALALLAVLAVGCAAAAYVAHALFIAPAGRGTAPVEVRIATGSDLRQIARALGDAGAVASPAAFVLAARLAGLERALRPGDYRLDPRDSLPALVRALAEGRGRSATVTIPEGWRLEQIAERLAAGGVCGAGAFLARARDRSFLASLGIPGPSAEGFLFPETYAFALPSEPDEVIRAMHGQFQRVWTELTLGAPPSALGPLQAVTLASIVERETGATAERPLVAAVFLNRLRVGMPLQADPTVIYGIERFDGNLRKRDLAAPGPYNTYVVRGLPPGPIAAPGRASLAAVLHPAPVDYLYFVARNDGSHEFSRTLVEHNRAVQRFQPATKRGRG, from the coding sequence GTGACTGACGCCCCCCGCAAGCCCTTGGCGCTGCGGCGCGCGCTGGCGCTGGCGCTCCTCGCGGTGCTCGCCGTCGGGTGCGCCGCCGCCGCGTACGTGGCGCACGCGCTGTTCATCGCCCCCGCGGGGCGCGGCACGGCGCCGGTGGAGGTGCGCATCGCGACTGGCAGCGACCTGCGGCAGATCGCCCGAGCCCTCGGGGACGCCGGCGCGGTCGCGAGCCCGGCCGCGTTCGTGCTGGCGGCGCGGCTCGCCGGGCTCGAGCGCGCCCTGCGCCCCGGCGACTACCGCCTCGACCCGCGCGATAGCCTCCCGGCACTGGTGCGGGCCCTCGCCGAGGGCAGGGGGCGCAGCGCGACGGTCACCATTCCCGAGGGGTGGCGGTTGGAGCAGATCGCCGAGCGGCTGGCGGCCGGCGGTGTCTGTGGCGCCGGCGCCTTCCTCGCCCGCGCGCGCGACCGCTCGTTCCTCGCATCGCTGGGGATCCCGGGGCCGAGCGCGGAGGGCTTCCTCTTCCCCGAGACGTACGCATTCGCGCTGCCGTCCGAGCCGGACGAGGTGATCCGCGCGATGCACGGCCAGTTCCAGCGCGTCTGGACGGAGCTGACGCTGGGCGCGCCGCCGTCCGCGCTCGGCCCGCTGCAGGCGGTGACGCTCGCGAGCATCGTCGAGCGCGAGACCGGCGCCACGGCCGAGCGCCCGCTCGTCGCCGCGGTGTTCCTCAACCGGCTGCGCGTCGGCATGCCGCTGCAGGCCGACCCGACCGTCATCTACGGCATTGAGCGCTTCGACGGCAACCTGCGCAAGCGGGACCTCGCAGCGCCCGGCCCGTACAACACCTACGTCGTCCGCGGGCTGCCGCCAGGGCCGATCGCCGCCCCGGGGCGCGCCTCCCTCGCCGCGGTCCTGCACCCCGCCCCGGTCGACTACCTCTATTTCGTCGCGCGCAACGACGGGAGCCACGAGTTCTCGCGCACGCTGGTGGAGCACAACCGCGCCGTGCAGCGCTTCCAGCCGGCGACGAAACGGGGGCGGGGATGA
- the ruvX gene encoding Holliday junction resolvase RuvX, with protein MSGTQGSGRILGLDPGSKTIGVAISDELGLAAHGLPGIAGRPLAAAVEAVKTLVERYTVELIVVGLPINMDGTLGPSAGAAQDFAKRLEEVLPGRVCLEDERLTTVQAERTLIEANVSRARRKGLRDQLAAVLILQAHLDRRRATTGD; from the coding sequence GTGAGCGGGACGCAGGGCAGCGGCAGGATTCTCGGGCTGGATCCGGGCTCGAAGACGATAGGCGTCGCGATCAGCGACGAGCTGGGGCTGGCGGCGCACGGCCTCCCGGGCATCGCGGGGCGGCCCCTCGCGGCGGCCGTGGAGGCTGTCAAAACCCTTGTCGAGCGTTATACTGTTGAATTGATTGTGGTTGGGCTGCCGATCAACATGGACGGGACCCTCGGACCCAGCGCCGGGGCGGCGCAGGACTTCGCCAAGCGCCTCGAGGAGGTGCTCCCCGGCAGGGTGTGCCTCGAGGACGAGCGGCTGACCACGGTGCAGGCCGAGCGCACGCTCATCGAGGCCAACGTCTCGCGCGCCCGACGGAAGGGGCTGCGCGACCAACTCGCCGCGGTCCTGATCCTCCAGGCCCACCTCGACCGGCGGAGGGCCACCACCGGTGACTGA
- the fdhD gene encoding formate dehydrogenase accessory sulfurtransferase FdhD: MTAPHPRALRRPAQVWRDGALQPVEVAVAREVAVTLRLNGRELITLLASDDALEYLAAGFLKGEGFVSRREDIAAIRVAPDGGTVDVEATGVDPLAAKLLERRAVTSGCGKGTTFTHALDALQALPAPAGPRVGVAAVRRLMQSLLTGSALYREAGGVHSAALGTPEAIVLFRDDIGRHNAVDKIHGECFLRGIPVEDKILLTTGRISSEILVKAAKLGVAVLVSRSSATDLALELAARTGITVIGQVRGGGLTIYAGAERVTA, encoded by the coding sequence GTGACGGCGCCGCACCCCCGCGCCCTGCGGCGGCCGGCGCAGGTCTGGCGCGACGGCGCCCTCCAGCCGGTGGAGGTGGCCGTGGCGCGCGAGGTGGCCGTCACGCTGCGGCTCAACGGGCGCGAGCTGATCACGCTCCTGGCCTCCGACGACGCGCTCGAGTACCTGGCGGCCGGCTTCCTCAAGGGGGAGGGGTTCGTCTCCCGCCGCGAGGACATCGCCGCGATCCGCGTCGCCCCGGATGGCGGCACCGTGGACGTCGAGGCGACGGGCGTCGACCCGCTCGCGGCGAAGCTGCTCGAGCGCCGCGCGGTCACGTCCGGCTGCGGCAAGGGGACGACGTTCACTCACGCGCTCGACGCCCTGCAGGCCCTCCCGGCGCCCGCCGGCCCGCGCGTGGGCGTCGCCGCGGTCCGCCGCCTCATGCAGTCGCTGCTGACCGGCTCCGCGCTCTACCGCGAGGCCGGCGGCGTGCACAGCGCCGCGCTCGGCACCCCGGAGGCCATCGTGCTCTTCCGCGACGACATCGGGCGGCACAACGCCGTCGACAAGATCCATGGCGAGTGCTTCCTGCGCGGCATCCCGGTCGAAGACAAGATCCTTCTGACCACAGGCCGCATCTCCTCGGAAATCCTGGTGAAAGCGGCGAAGCTCGGCGTCGCGGTCCTCGTCTCGCGCTCGAGCGCGACCGACCTGGCGCTCGAGTTGGCGGCGCGCACCGGGATCACCGTCATCGGGCAGGTCCGCGGCGGCGGGCTGACCATCTACGCCGGCGCGGAGCGGGTGACGGCGTGA
- a CDS encoding molybdenum cofactor guanylyltransferase — protein MAGTTTGAPRFPGRSAAVLAGGRSSRMGSNKALLEVGGRAMLARTAELLRPLVDDLFVSANDPAPYADLGLRVVPDVHRDVGAIGGIHAAIAAAAHPVVLCVACDMPHLAPAVLELLLGADAEGADALVPLVGGRPEPLLALYCRGALPGFERAIRGGRLRVVDALEGLRVRHVAERDLAAADPGLRSFVNVNTPSELAAAQAGAPERP, from the coding sequence ATGGCAGGCACGACGACGGGGGCTCCACGCTTCCCGGGACGCTCGGCGGCGGTCCTTGCCGGCGGCAGGAGCAGCCGCATGGGGTCGAACAAGGCGCTCCTGGAGGTCGGCGGGCGGGCGATGCTGGCGCGCACGGCGGAGCTGCTGCGCCCTCTCGTCGACGACCTGTTCGTCTCGGCGAACGACCCCGCGCCGTACGCCGACCTCGGCCTGCGCGTGGTCCCGGACGTCCACCGAGACGTCGGGGCGATCGGCGGCATCCACGCGGCCATCGCCGCCGCGGCGCACCCGGTCGTCCTCTGCGTCGCGTGCGACATGCCGCACTTGGCCCCCGCGGTCCTCGAGCTGCTCCTCGGCGCCGACGCCGAGGGCGCCGATGCGCTGGTCCCGCTCGTCGGCGGCCGGCCGGAGCCGCTGCTCGCCCTCTACTGCCGCGGCGCCCTGCCCGGCTTCGAGCGCGCGATCCGCGGGGGGCGCCTGCGGGTCGTCGACGCGCTGGAGGGCCTGCGCGTGCGCCACGTCGCCGAGCGAGACCTCGCCGCGGCCGACCCCGGGCTGCGCAGCTTCGTCAATGTCAACACGCCCTCCGAGCTGGCGGCCGCGCAGGCCGGCGCGCCGGAGCGACCGTGA
- a CDS encoding homocysteine biosynthesis protein, with protein MSVKRTVAEINERIRKGQAVVMTAEEVARLVKEKGTRKAAAEVDVVTTGTFGPMCSSGAIINTGHTKPRIKMKKAWFNDVEAYCGLAAVDCYLGATELPESDPENRVYPGAFPYGGAHVIQELVAGKEVRFRAIAYGTDCYPRKEIETTVSLKTVNEAYLFNPRNCYQNYNCAVNLSDRTIYTYMGVLKPNLGNANYCSAGVLSPLLKDPLYRTIGIGTRIFLGGGVGYVVGPGTQHNPEVRRLPSGVPAGGAGTLAVTGDLRGMSPEFVVGVSFTGYGVSLAVGLGVPIPVLDEEVMRHAALGDEDLVTQVIDYSHDYPEMVARSLGEVSYAQLRSGSVQIQGREVPTVSLSSLPKARKIAARLKEWIGAGDFLLSEPAATLPGPGSGIAIKALHERARKH; from the coding sequence GTGAGCGTAAAGCGCACGGTTGCCGAGATCAACGAGCGGATCAGGAAGGGCCAGGCGGTGGTGATGACCGCCGAGGAGGTCGCCCGCCTCGTCAAGGAGAAGGGGACGCGCAAGGCCGCGGCCGAGGTGGACGTGGTCACCACCGGCACCTTCGGGCCGATGTGCTCCTCGGGGGCGATCATCAACACCGGGCACACCAAGCCGCGGATCAAGATGAAGAAGGCCTGGTTCAACGACGTCGAGGCCTACTGCGGCCTGGCGGCGGTCGACTGCTACCTCGGCGCCACCGAACTGCCGGAGTCCGACCCGGAGAACCGCGTCTACCCCGGCGCCTTTCCCTACGGCGGGGCGCACGTCATCCAGGAGCTGGTGGCCGGCAAGGAGGTGCGCTTCCGCGCCATCGCGTACGGCACCGACTGCTACCCGCGCAAGGAGATCGAGACCACCGTTTCGCTCAAGACGGTCAACGAGGCCTACCTCTTCAACCCCCGCAACTGCTACCAGAACTACAACTGCGCCGTGAACCTCTCGGACCGCACGATTTACACCTACATGGGCGTGCTCAAGCCGAACCTCGGCAACGCCAACTACTGCAGCGCCGGGGTGCTCTCGCCGCTGCTCAAGGACCCGCTCTACCGGACGATCGGGATCGGCACGCGCATCTTCCTCGGCGGCGGCGTCGGCTACGTCGTCGGCCCGGGGACGCAGCACAACCCGGAGGTGCGGCGCCTGCCCTCGGGGGTGCCGGCCGGCGGGGCGGGGACGCTGGCGGTCACCGGCGATCTGCGCGGGATGAGCCCGGAGTTCGTCGTCGGCGTGAGCTTCACCGGCTACGGCGTGAGCCTGGCCGTCGGCCTGGGCGTGCCGATACCCGTGCTCGACGAGGAGGTCATGCGCCACGCCGCCCTCGGCGACGAGGATCTGGTGACGCAGGTGATCGACTACTCCCACGACTACCCGGAGATGGTCGCCCGCAGCCTCGGGGAGGTCAGCTACGCCCAGCTGCGCAGCGGCAGCGTCCAGATCCAGGGACGCGAGGTGCCGACCGTCTCGCTCTCGAGCCTCCCCAAGGCCCGGAAGATCGCCGCCCGGCTCAAGGAGTGGATCGGAGCCGGCGACTTCCTGCTCAGCGAGCCCGCGGCCACGCTGCCGGGCCCGGGGTCGGGGATCGCCATCAAGGCGCTGCACGAGCGCGCCAGGAAGCACTAG
- a CDS encoding NIL domain-containing protein yields the protein MTAKVAHKIVLHFPQQTWDRPIVCMLAKEFDLCFSISKAEITHEEEGLVVLDLSGAESEYKRGIKFLKEQGVRVEPLERDVTRVEAKCTHCGACLAVCPTEALDVDRETWLVSFDPGKCVACELCIAACPPRAMQTAL from the coding sequence GTGACCGCGAAGGTTGCCCACAAGATCGTCCTGCACTTCCCGCAGCAGACCTGGGACCGGCCCATCGTCTGCATGCTGGCCAAGGAGTTCGACCTCTGCTTCTCGATCTCCAAGGCGGAGATCACCCACGAGGAGGAGGGGCTGGTCGTGCTCGACCTCTCGGGCGCCGAGAGCGAGTACAAGCGGGGGATCAAGTTCCTCAAGGAGCAGGGGGTGCGCGTCGAGCCGCTCGAGCGCGACGTGACGCGGGTCGAGGCCAAGTGCACGCACTGCGGCGCCTGCCTCGCCGTCTGCCCGACCGAGGCGCTGGATGTCGACCGGGAGACCTGGCTCGTGAGCTTCGACCCCGGCAAGTGCGTGGCCTGCGAGCTGTGCATCGCGGCCTGCCCCCCCCGCGCCATGCAGACAGCCTTATGA
- the nifS gene encoding cysteine desulfurase NifS, with translation MKPVYLDHNATTPVRPEVLEAMLPMFREDFGNPSSVHTCGGVPRQRREEARARVAALLGCCPVEVVFTSGGTESDNHAIKGTAFALREKGTHIVTSRVEHHAVLHTCRWLEQRLGFSVTYVGVDADGRVDPAAVAGAITPQTILVSIMAANNESGTVNPIAEIGRLCRERRVLFHTDAVQAVGKVPLDVQAANVDFLSLSGHKIYGPKGTGALYIREGVTIDPLIHGGGHEIHRRAGTEHTSGIVGLGKAAELARLELDAEARQLTALRDRLWERIRAEIPDVRLNGHPTQRLPNTLNVSFPRIEAESALMLLDQQGFAVSTGSACSSEDQEASHVLTAMGRSPLEARGAIRFSLGRDNTPEDIERLMAVLPGIIAKLRAMSPL, from the coding sequence GTGAAGCCGGTTTATTTGGACCACAACGCGACGACGCCGGTGCGGCCGGAGGTCCTCGAGGCGATGCTGCCGATGTTCCGCGAGGACTTCGGCAACCCCTCGAGCGTCCACACCTGCGGGGGCGTCCCGCGCCAGAGACGGGAGGAGGCGCGCGCCAGGGTCGCCGCCCTGCTCGGCTGCTGCCCGGTGGAGGTCGTCTTCACGTCGGGCGGGACCGAGAGCGACAACCACGCCATCAAGGGGACGGCGTTCGCCCTGCGCGAGAAGGGCACGCACATCGTCACCTCGCGCGTCGAGCACCACGCGGTGCTCCACACCTGCCGCTGGCTGGAGCAGCGCCTGGGCTTCTCCGTGACCTACGTCGGCGTCGACGCCGACGGTCGCGTCGACCCCGCGGCGGTGGCGGGGGCGATCACGCCGCAGACCATCCTCGTCTCGATCATGGCCGCCAACAACGAGAGCGGCACGGTGAACCCGATCGCCGAGATCGGGCGGCTCTGCCGCGAGCGCCGCGTGCTCTTCCACACCGACGCGGTGCAGGCGGTCGGCAAGGTGCCGCTGGATGTCCAAGCGGCGAACGTCGACTTCCTCTCGCTCTCCGGCCACAAGATCTACGGGCCGAAGGGGACGGGCGCCCTCTACATCCGCGAGGGCGTGACCATCGACCCGCTCATCCACGGCGGCGGCCACGAGATCCACCGGCGCGCGGGGACCGAGCACACCTCGGGCATCGTCGGCCTCGGCAAGGCCGCCGAGCTGGCGCGGCTGGAACTGGACGCCGAGGCGCGCCAGCTCACCGCGCTGCGCGACCGGCTCTGGGAGCGCATCCGCGCCGAGATCCCGGACGTGCGGCTCAACGGTCACCCGACGCAGCGGCTGCCGAACACCCTCAACGTCTCGTTCCCGCGCATCGAGGCCGAGTCCGCGCTCATGCTGCTGGACCAGCAGGGCTTCGCCGTCTCCACCGGCTCCGCGTGCTCTTCCGAGGACCAGGAGGCGTCCCACGTGCTCACCGCCATGGGGCGCAGCCCGCTGGAGGCCCGCGGCGCCATCCGCTTCTCGCTCGGCCGTGACAACACGCCCGAGGACATCGAGCGCCTGATGGCCGTGCTCCCGGGGATCATCGCGAAGCTGCGGGCGATGTCGCCGCTGTAG
- a CDS encoding NAD(P)H-dependent oxidoreductase, producing MKTAILDACAAEDSFAAAARDALIRRFRGDSETTVIRPAGRKIAACTGCFGCWLRTPGVCVIDDDCRPITREIARADRLVFFTPVVFGGYHPDLKAVMERSIGILTPFFRVFRGEMHHPLRAKDKAYEIIAVGIQERPDEEAAASFRQRVWRNALNFNGLRWQAGCLARSEGAAGVGAAIDGILTRMEAL from the coding sequence ATGAAGACCGCGATCCTGGACGCGTGCGCCGCCGAGGACTCCTTCGCCGCGGCGGCGCGCGATGCCCTGATCCGGCGCTTTCGCGGCGACTCGGAGACCACGGTCATCCGGCCCGCCGGTCGGAAGATCGCGGCCTGCACGGGCTGCTTCGGCTGCTGGCTTCGAACGCCGGGGGTCTGCGTCATCGACGATGACTGCCGGCCGATCACCCGGGAGATCGCGCGCGCCGACCGGCTCGTCTTCTTCACGCCGGTCGTCTTCGGCGGCTACCACCCCGACCTGAAGGCCGTGATGGAGCGCTCCATCGGCATTCTGACCCCGTTCTTCCGGGTCTTCCGCGGCGAGATGCATCATCCGCTGCGGGCGAAGGACAAGGCGTACGAGATCATCGCCGTCGGCATCCAGGAGCGTCCCGACGAGGAGGCCGCGGCCTCGTTCCGGCAGCGCGTCTGGCGCAACGCGCTCAACTTCAACGGCCTGCGCTGGCAGGCCGGCTGCCTCGCCAGGAGCGAGGGCGCGGCCGGGGTCGGCGCCGCAATCGACGGCATCCTCACGCGCATGGAGGCTCTGTGA
- a CDS encoding helix-turn-helix domain-containing protein: MVRTSTAAREDRDPARLRLELGRIRRLVGPVTPEQLRFVDCFAGVSVALFVPAAGHCGYAIQPAHRHPAYSFIVNFDDHGSYSVGGRRIAGVPGTVSALSPQVPHQEHPGEQVARYIAVLVAPELFERVSRAYPRPVPRPLLGHGFPASPDLVLALKEFMRECDDRPPGAEEVLEALGVRIAHLLVRGLLGIAGASERVERRAGVDRAIHHMHVHYGEKLTVAALAGLAAMSPSHFARVFRTETGRPPLEYLLDVRLEKARQLLRGADLPVTEIALRCGFGTSSHFAATFRRRFGTTARGYRATLTRSSPATKKGRIPKDAARATA, from the coding sequence ATGGTCAGGACTTCGACGGCCGCCAGGGAGGATCGCGACCCCGCGCGCCTGCGCCTGGAGTTGGGTCGGATCCGCCGCCTCGTCGGCCCGGTGACGCCGGAGCAGCTCCGTTTCGTCGATTGCTTCGCCGGCGTCTCCGTGGCGTTGTTCGTCCCGGCGGCCGGGCACTGCGGCTACGCGATCCAGCCGGCGCACCGCCACCCCGCCTACTCCTTCATCGTGAACTTCGACGACCACGGCTCGTATTCCGTGGGCGGGCGGCGCATCGCGGGCGTGCCGGGGACCGTCTCCGCCCTCTCGCCGCAGGTGCCGCACCAGGAGCACCCCGGGGAGCAGGTGGCGCGCTACATCGCCGTGCTCGTCGCGCCGGAGCTTTTCGAGCGCGTGAGCCGGGCCTATCCGCGGCCGGTCCCGCGGCCGCTGCTCGGACACGGCTTCCCGGCGTCCCCGGACCTCGTGCTCGCGCTCAAGGAGTTCATGCGGGAGTGCGACGACCGCCCCCCCGGCGCGGAGGAGGTGCTCGAGGCGCTGGGCGTGCGGATCGCGCACCTGCTCGTCCGCGGTCTGCTCGGAATCGCCGGCGCCTCGGAACGGGTCGAGCGGCGGGCCGGGGTCGACCGGGCCATCCACCACATGCACGTCCACTACGGCGAGAAGCTGACCGTGGCCGCCCTGGCGGGGCTGGCCGCGATGTCCCCCTCGCACTTCGCCCGGGTCTTCAGGACCGAGACCGGGCGGCCGCCCCTGGAGTACCTGCTGGACGTGCGGCTGGAGAAGGCGCGGCAGCTCCTGCGCGGCGCGGATCTTCCGGTCACGGAGATCGCGCTGCGCTGCGGGTTCGGCACCTCGTCGCACTTCGCCGCGACGTTCCGCCGGCGCTTCGGCACCACCGCGCGGGGCTACCGGGCGACGCTCACCCGCAGCAGTCCGGCGACAAAGAAGGGGCGGATCCCGAAAGACGCGGCCCGGGCCACGGCGTAG
- a CDS encoding pyridoxamine 5'-phosphate oxidase family protein has translation MTREEIFAMIQAHPVFHLGTVEGDQPRVRAMLIYRADHGGIVFHTGKMRDVHRQLQAHPKTELCFEDTERMIQVRVSGEAELVEDLALKQEIAAHPTRAFLKPFIAAHGYDPLAVYRIRNPVATIWTMAENLAPKRSLAL, from the coding sequence ATGACCAGGGAGGAGATCTTCGCGATGATCCAGGCCCACCCCGTGTTCCACCTCGGGACCGTCGAGGGCGACCAGCCGCGGGTGCGGGCGATGCTCATCTACCGGGCCGATCACGGCGGCATCGTCTTTCACACCGGAAAGATGCGCGACGTCCACCGCCAGCTCCAGGCGCACCCGAAGACGGAACTGTGCTTCGAGGACACGGAGCGGATGATCCAGGTGCGGGTCAGCGGCGAGGCCGAGCTCGTGGAGGACCTCGCCCTGAAGCAGGAGATCGCGGCGCACCCGACCCGGGCCTTTCTCAAGCCCTTCATCGCGGCGCATGGCTACGATCCGCTCGCGGTGTATCGCATCAGGAACCCGGTCGCCACGATCTGGACGATGGCGGAGAACCTGGCGCCGAAGCGCTCGCTCGCGCTCTGA